The window ATGCCGAAGCTCTGGCCTTCGCCGCAGACAATATCCGCTCCGCAGACACCGGGATTTTTGAGCAGGCCATAGGCCAGTGGTTCACTGAAAGCAGTGACGAACAAGGTCTTCTTGTCTGCGTGGATGGCTTTTCCGGCAGACTCCAGATCCTCGATGCAGCCGAAGAAGTTCGGGCTCTGCAGGGCTACGCAGGCCAGTTCGCCAAGGTCTTTGAGGCCCGAAAAATCGGTTCGGCCGTCAACACCCACGGGAAGCTCTACCACCTCATAGTCGGTAGGGGCAAAATAGGTCTCCACCACCTTGCGGTAGAGCGGGTGAACCGCCCGGGATACGGCCACTTTTTTTCGGTGGGAGACCCGGATAGCCATGAGCAGGGCTTCGGCCAGTCCCGAGGCGCCGTCGTACATGGAGGCGTTGGCGACATCCATGCCCAGCAGGCGGCACACCAGTGTCTGGTACTCAAAGATGGTCTGCAGCGTGCCCTGGCTGATTTCCGGCTGGTAAGGGGTGTAGGCGGTGAAAAATTCACTGCGCAGCAGCAGCTGCCGGGTGATTTCCGGGATGTAATGGTTGTAGCTGCCGGCCCCCATAAACACCTTGCATGCGGGGGAAGCGCCCATGCCGGCGGCCAGGTGGTCCATATGTCCGTTCAGCTCCCACTCGGTGAGGGGCTCGGGCAGGTTCATCTCTTTTTTCCGGAGGCAGTCGTCGGGAATGCTGGAGAAAAGTGCGTCCAGATCCGTCGCGCCCACCACTTGAAGCATCTGTTCGATGTCTTCCCGGGTATGGGGCAGATATCGCATGGTCATTATCCTTTCAGCATCTCAAGGTAGTCGGCCCGGGATTTCAGGGTATCCAGTTCGGCAGGATCGTCGGCTTTGATTTCCAGCATCCAGCCGCCATTATAGGGGTCGCTGTTCACCAGTTCCGGCGCCTCGGCAAGGGCCTCGTTGATGGCCGTTACTTCACCGCCCATGGGCATGTAAAGTTCGGATACGGCTTTGACCGATTCAACCGTGCCGAACTCCTCGCCTTTATCAAAGGTGCTTCCCACCTCGGGCAGTTCGACAAAGACGATGTCCCCCAGCTGTTCCTGGGCATAGTCGGAAATGCCGATTCGGAAAACATCGCCTTTTTTTTGAGCCCACTCATGGTCATCGGTGTATCGGACGTTTTCCGGCAGATTCAGTTCGCTGATTTCTTTCATATATTTTCCTCCCTGTGATTGCTTTTTTATGGGATACGCGGCGCAGTGTCCGCGATTAGAGCATGTCAGTCATGGGTTTGCGGGCGGTCCTGTGGGGCCGCACATCATCCACGATGGTTACGCTGATTTTACGTCGGCTGTCTGCAATGTCCACCTGCTCGCCCGGGGACAGTTTTCGGCTGACCTTGACAAAGCCGCAGCAAAGCCCTTTGGCTTTGAAGCCTTCGGGCTTGTTCGGGCTGGCAACGCTGAAAATTTCACCATTGTGACGCCCGATGCCCATATCTGTGGCGCAGGTGAGCACGGTCCCGATTTCGCGGCCATCGGCATCGATGACCCGGGATTTTTCGTCGGCTGAGATTTTGCGAAGGTCTTTGCCAACAAAGGCATGGGTGAATGAGGTATCTGTTTGCTTTTCCAGGGCGGCCCGGCCAATGAATTCCTTGGTGAAACCGGTTCTGTCAGCCGTAAAGGGCAGGGCAAATGGCCAGGGGTGGTTGATAAACGGCCAGTGTCCGATATCCTGGTGGGAAAGGGGCAGCACGGCCCCGGCACGCAGACTGTCCCGGGCTGCCAGGCCACAGGGCTTGATGTCATAGGAACGGCCGGCTTCCAGAAGGCGTTCCCATAAGCGCTGGAGCTTCTCCGGTGCCAGAAAAATCTCGAAGCCGAACTCGCCGGTGTATCCGGTGCGCGACAGCAGAATGGGGGTGCCGTCGTCCAGACGGACGGCATCGGCCAGAGGCGAGGCGTTGTCAAAATGCCCCTTGAAGGAGAAGTAGGGCATTTTTGCAAACACCGCTTTTGGATCGGCCAGGATCTGAGCGAGAATTTTGGCCGACGCCGGCCCCTGGATGTCCATCTTGCCCAGCTGATCGGTCAGGTCTGTGATCCTGGCGTTCCGCCCGCCGAGGTGTTGCTGCAGATGATCGGCAACGGTCCCTCCCATGCCGGCGTTGACCACCACCAGATAGCGGTTCGCTTCCATAAAGAAGACGATGGCATCGTCGATGGTTTCGCCCTTTTCGTTCAAAAAGGCGCCATACACGCATCGACCCGGCGAGAGGGGCTTTTTGGATGGTCCCATGCAGGCGTTCAGATTATTGGTAAAGCAATCTTGTAGCAGGGCGGCAGCGTCCGGTCCGGTAACGGTGACGGCTGCCATATGACTGGTGTCGAAAATGCCGGCACCGGTGAGTACGGCCAGGTGTTCGTCTTTAACCGACGAATACCACAGGGGCATGTCGTAGCCGCCAAAGTCCGCCATGTTGGCACCTTGACCCCGATGCCAGCTGTTCAGCGGTGTTCGCTTAACGGTTGTTCCCATGACACTTTTCTCCTTATTTTACTTTGTATTCACGCCCTTTAGATGCGGGCTGAGTCGTCGGCGCCTTGAGGCCTTCTTACGGTCGCCAGTGTCGTTTCCTCGTTGCCGCCCTGGTCTCATCTTGAATGTAATGCAAAATTAGTTAATGTGACGGTTTGTGGTAAGTGCTCTTTGATACAATGCGAAAGACGGATAAAAAGACAAGCACGATGGTGCAATTTATTTGTTTTTGCCGAAGCCATCGGAATTGAGTGGGTTATCAAATTATCTAATCAGGCATGATGGATCTGTCAAACGTTTTTTAACGAATTGATGTTATAATCAAAAATAAGTTGAAAAAAAAAATTGAAAAAGACATAAATTTAGACAATCCAAATCCGTATTTGTACGTGGCCCTGATTTAATAGTATAGGAATTTCCATTTTTTGAGGTCAAAAAGAGATAGTCTTTTGTCCGCAGATTAAAGAAAAAAAAGAAATATTATCCACAGATTACGCAGATTACACAGATTGAAGAAAAAAAAGAAATATTATCTGCGGATTCCGTGGATAAAAAATATTTTAATTGATTTTATCAGCAGGTTACAGGCTGAGGCACGCTGTGCTTGAGGGGCGGGAGCTTTGCGCCTTTGAGGATGTAATAAGATAAAAGCTTCTTGTTTCTTATCTTTTGCCTCAAACGAAGTGCTCCTCAGGCGATAGCGCTCCTCAGTCCGCCCGAAGGGCGCTGATTTAAAGGAGGAACAGGTATATGAAAACACGGATAACCGTACTGGGCGCAGGTCCCGGGGGATATGTGGCCGCGGTTCGTGCAGCGCAGCTGGGAGCGGCGGTAACGGTGGTGGAAAAGGAACAGGTGGGCGGCACCTGCCTGAACTGGGGGTGCATTCCCTCAAAGATCATGAGAACCACCGCCGAGATGCTGGAAAAATTTCACCGGGCCGATGAATTTGGCATTCGGATCGAAGGCAGCATCGTGCTGGACATGGCAAAGCTCATGGCCCGCAAGCAAAAGGTGCTGGCCACTCAGATCAAGGGCATCGAAGGACTGCTGGCCCACCACAAGATTACCCTGGTTCGCGGCAATGCCCGTATCGACGGTCCCGGCAAGGTGTCGGCCACCGGCGAAGACGGCCAGGTGCATAGCTGGGCGTGGGACCGGCTGATCATCGCCACCGGCTCCCAACCCTTTTCAGTGCCGGCCTTTCCTTTTGACGGCCGCCGGATTCTGTCCAGCAATCATATTCTGGAGATTGAGAAGGTTCCCGAATCTATTGTGATCGTGGGCGGGGGCGTGATCGGCTGCGAATTTGCCTGCATC is drawn from Desulfobacterales bacterium and contains these coding sequences:
- the gcvPA gene encoding aminomethyl-transferring glycine dehydrogenase subunit GcvPA, whose protein sequence is MRYLPHTREDIEQMLQVVGATDLDALFSSIPDDCLRKKEMNLPEPLTEWELNGHMDHLAAGMGASPACKVFMGAGSYNHYIPEITRQLLLRSEFFTAYTPYQPEISQGTLQTIFEYQTLVCRLLGMDVANASMYDGASGLAEALLMAIRVSHRKKVAVSRAVHPLYRKVVETYFAPTDYEVVELPVGVDGRTDFSGLKDLGELACVALQSPNFFGCIEDLESAGKAIHADKKTLFVTAFSEPLAYGLLKNPGVCGADIVCGEGQSFGIPQSFGGPGLGMFAARQPYVRAMPGRLVGKTVDRDGKTGFVLTLATREQHIRREKATSNICSNQGLCATASTMYMAAMGGTGIRELSRLNRDRAEYLKASLAGAGYASAFTAPTFNEFVVRFPEGFSDTWQALLKKKIVAGLHLAPWYPELSDCWLMCVTEAIDKNDIDGLVKEVTR
- the gcvH gene encoding glycine cleavage system protein GcvH; protein product: MKEISELNLPENVRYTDDHEWAQKKGDVFRIGISDYAQEQLGDIVFVELPEVGSTFDKGEEFGTVESVKAVSELYMPMGGEVTAINEALAEAPELVNSDPYNGGWMLEIKADDPAELDTLKSRADYLEMLKG
- a CDS encoding aminomethyl transferase family protein — its product is MGTTVKRTPLNSWHRGQGANMADFGGYDMPLWYSSVKDEHLAVLTGAGIFDTSHMAAVTVTGPDAAALLQDCFTNNLNACMGPSKKPLSPGRCVYGAFLNEKGETIDDAIVFFMEANRYLVVVNAGMGGTVADHLQQHLGGRNARITDLTDQLGKMDIQGPASAKILAQILADPKAVFAKMPYFSFKGHFDNASPLADAVRLDDGTPILLSRTGYTGEFGFEIFLAPEKLQRLWERLLEAGRSYDIKPCGLAARDSLRAGAVLPLSHQDIGHWPFINHPWPFALPFTADRTGFTKEFIGRAALEKQTDTSFTHAFVGKDLRKISADEKSRVIDADGREIGTVLTCATDMGIGRHNGEIFSVASPNKPEGFKAKGLCCGFVKVSRKLSPGEQVDIADSRRKISVTIVDDVRPHRTARKPMTDML